A section of the Pseudomonas fluorescens genome encodes:
- the tsaD gene encoding tRNA (adenosine(37)-N6)-threonylcarbamoyltransferase complex transferase subunit TsaD: MLVLGLETSCDETGVALYDSERGLLADALFSQIDLHRAYGGVVPELASRDHVKRMLPLIRQVLDEADCVATEIDAIAYTAGPGLVGALLVGASCAQALAFAWGIPALGVHHMEGHLLAPMLEENPPGFPFVALLVSGGHTQLVQVDAIGQYTLLGETLDDAAGEAFDKTAKMMGLNYPGGPEIARLAQKGVAGRYTFPRPMCDRPGLMFSFSGLKTFALNTWQQSVSAGDDSEQARCDISLAFQQAVVETLTIKCKRALKQAGMTRLVIAGGVSANKALRLSLEKMLGDLKGDVFYARPEFCTDNGAMIAFAGCQRLQAGQHESLAISVQARWPMEQLPPL; the protein is encoded by the coding sequence ATGTTAGTACTGGGCTTAGAAACCTCCTGCGACGAGACCGGCGTCGCGCTATACGACAGTGAACGCGGGCTTTTGGCCGATGCACTGTTCAGTCAGATCGACCTGCATCGGGCCTATGGCGGCGTGGTGCCGGAGCTCGCCAGCCGTGATCACGTCAAACGCATGCTGCCATTGATCCGCCAGGTGCTGGACGAGGCCGATTGTGTTGCGACCGAGATCGATGCCATCGCCTACACCGCAGGCCCGGGATTGGTCGGGGCCCTGCTGGTTGGGGCTTCCTGTGCCCAGGCGCTGGCATTTGCCTGGGGCATTCCAGCCCTTGGTGTACACCATATGGAAGGCCATTTATTGGCACCGATGCTGGAAGAAAACCCGCCCGGGTTCCCGTTCGTCGCTTTATTGGTCTCGGGTGGCCATACGCAACTGGTTCAGGTCGATGCAATCGGCCAGTACACACTCCTGGGGGAAACCCTGGACGATGCTGCCGGTGAAGCGTTCGACAAGACCGCCAAGATGATGGGCCTCAATTATCCCGGTGGCCCGGAAATCGCGCGCCTGGCGCAAAAAGGTGTGGCTGGGCGCTATACCTTCCCGCGTCCCATGTGTGATCGCCCTGGCCTGATGTTCAGCTTCAGCGGCTTGAAAACCTTTGCGTTGAACACCTGGCAGCAAAGCGTCAGCGCCGGGGACGACAGTGAGCAAGCCCGTTGCGACATCTCTCTGGCGTTCCAGCAGGCGGTGGTGGAGACTTTGACCATCAAGTGCAAGCGTGCCTTGAAGCAGGCAGGTATGACGCGCCTGGTCATTGCTGGCGGCGTCAGCGCCAACAAGGCCTTGCGTCTGTCACTGGAAAAAATGCTCGGTGACCTCAAGGGCGATGTATTTTACGCGCGCCCCGAGTTTTGCACCGATAACGGCGCGATGATTGCTTTTGCCGGGTGCCAGCGCTTGCAGGCAGGCCAGCACGAAAGCCTGGCTATCAGCGTGCAGGCGCGCTGGCCGATGGAGCAGTTGCCGCCGTTGTGA
- the rpsU gene encoding 30S ribosomal protein S21: MPAVKVKENEPFDVALRRFKRSCEKAGVLAEVRSREFYEKPTSERKRKAAAAVKRHAKKVQREQRRAVRLY, translated from the coding sequence ATGCCAGCCGTCAAAGTAAAAGAGAACGAACCCTTCGACGTAGCTCTGCGTCGTTTCAAGCGCTCCTGCGAAAAAGCCGGTGTTCTGGCTGAAGTTCGTAGCCGCGAATTTTATGAGAAGCCAACTTCTGAGCGTAAGCGCAAAGCAGCAGCCGCTGTTAAGCGTCACGCCAAGAAAGTTCAGCGCGAACAGCGCCGCGCCGTTCGTCTGTACTAA